The following proteins come from a genomic window of Streptomyces sp. Sge12:
- the purD gene encoding phosphoribosylamine--glycine ligase — MKVLVIGGGAREHALCRSLSLDPAVSALYCAPGNAGIADVATLRPVDALDGDAVATLATELAADLVVVGPEAPLVAGVADAVRAAGIPVFGPSAEAAQLEGSKAFAKDVMAAAGVPTARSYVCTIPEEVDEALDAFGAPYVVKDDGLAAGKGVVVTDDLAVARAHALACDRVVIEEYLDGPEVSLFAITDGVTVVPLQPAQDFKRALDGDEGPNTGGMGAYSPLPWADPKLVDEVMELVLQPTVDELRRRGTPFSGLLYAGLAITGRGTRVIEFNARFGDPETQVVLARLRTPLAGVLLNAANGTLDALPPLVWREDAAVTVVIASHNYPETPRTGDPIEGLIEVAAEDEPDAYVLHAGTRREGNTVVSAGGRVLSVTATGSDLAQARAKAYKAVARIRLDGSQHRTDIAAKAAEGR, encoded by the coding sequence GTGAAGGTCCTCGTCATCGGCGGCGGCGCCCGCGAACATGCCCTGTGCCGCTCTCTGTCCCTCGACCCCGCCGTCTCCGCCCTGTACTGCGCTCCCGGCAATGCCGGTATCGCCGACGTGGCCACGCTGCGCCCGGTCGACGCCCTCGACGGCGACGCCGTCGCCACTCTCGCCACCGAACTGGCTGCCGACCTGGTGGTCGTCGGCCCCGAGGCCCCACTGGTCGCCGGCGTCGCCGACGCCGTGCGCGCCGCCGGGATTCCCGTCTTCGGGCCGTCCGCCGAGGCGGCTCAGCTCGAAGGCTCCAAGGCCTTCGCGAAGGACGTGATGGCCGCGGCCGGGGTCCCGACCGCGCGCAGCTACGTCTGCACCATCCCCGAGGAGGTGGACGAGGCCCTCGACGCCTTCGGCGCCCCGTACGTCGTCAAGGACGACGGCCTCGCGGCCGGCAAGGGCGTCGTCGTCACGGACGACCTGGCCGTCGCCCGCGCGCACGCGCTCGCCTGCGACCGCGTGGTCATCGAGGAGTACCTCGACGGTCCGGAGGTCTCCCTCTTCGCCATCACCGACGGCGTCACCGTGGTGCCGCTCCAGCCGGCGCAGGACTTCAAGCGCGCCCTGGACGGCGACGAGGGCCCCAACACCGGCGGCATGGGCGCGTACTCCCCGCTGCCCTGGGCCGACCCGAAGCTGGTCGACGAGGTCATGGAGCTGGTCCTCCAGCCGACCGTCGACGAGCTGCGCCGCCGCGGCACCCCCTTCTCCGGGCTGCTCTACGCCGGCCTCGCGATCACCGGCCGCGGTACCCGGGTCATCGAGTTCAACGCCCGCTTCGGCGACCCCGAGACCCAGGTGGTCCTGGCCCGGCTGCGCACCCCGCTCGCGGGCGTCCTGCTGAACGCCGCCAACGGCACCCTGGACGCCCTGCCCCCGCTCGTCTGGCGCGAGGATGCGGCCGTCACCGTGGTCATCGCCTCCCACAACTACCCCGAGACCCCCCGCACCGGGGACCCGATCGAGGGCCTGATCGAGGTCGCCGCCGAGGACGAGCCCGATGCCTACGTGCTGCACGCCGGGACCCGGCGCGAGGGCAACACCGTGGTCAGCGCGGGCGGCCGCGTGCTGTCGGTGACGGCGACCGGTTCTGATCTGGCGCAGGCCCGTGCCAAGGCGTATAAGGCGGTGGCGCGCATCCGTCTCGACGGCTCGCAGCACCGCACGGATATTGCGGCCAAGGCGGCCGAGGGCCGCTGA
- a CDS encoding VOC family protein, which yields MAEFPEGAPCWVDAMFADVEGAKTFYADVLGWTFGESSSEYGNYTQAYSDGKAVAAVVPPMPGADAPSQWCLYFASSDAAATAEKVTANGGEVLMGPMQVGTFGTMLIAKEPSGAVFGVWQPGEHKGFEKMGEAGSYAWAEVFTREPAKADAFLPKVFPYGVQQMDAGDDPEVAGMDFKVFSAGDGGNPVLGRMKMGDEFPPEIPSYIQIYFGVPDCDEAVSKTQKHGGKLHFGPMDSPFGRFAAVTDPQGAAFAVIDMSTTVGEMPSFG from the coding sequence ATGGCTGAGTTCCCCGAAGGCGCTCCGTGCTGGGTGGACGCGATGTTCGCGGACGTGGAAGGGGCCAAGACCTTCTACGCGGACGTGCTGGGCTGGACCTTCGGCGAGTCCAGCAGTGAGTACGGCAACTACACGCAGGCCTACTCCGACGGCAAGGCCGTCGCGGCCGTCGTCCCGCCGATGCCGGGGGCCGACGCCCCCTCGCAGTGGTGCCTGTACTTCGCCTCGTCCGACGCGGCGGCCACCGCCGAGAAGGTCACGGCGAACGGCGGTGAGGTCCTGATGGGCCCGATGCAGGTCGGAACCTTCGGCACGATGCTGATCGCGAAGGAGCCGAGCGGCGCGGTCTTCGGCGTCTGGCAGCCCGGCGAGCACAAGGGTTTCGAGAAGATGGGCGAGGCGGGCTCGTACGCGTGGGCGGAGGTCTTCACCCGGGAACCGGCGAAGGCGGACGCCTTCCTGCCGAAGGTCTTCCCGTACGGCGTCCAGCAGATGGACGCGGGCGACGACCCGGAGGTGGCCGGCATGGACTTCAAGGTCTTCAGTGCAGGGGACGGCGGGAACCCGGTGCTGGGCCGGATGAAGATGGGCGACGAGTTCCCGCCCGAGATCCCGTCGTACATCCAGATCTACTTCGGCGTGCCGGACTGCGACGAGGCGGTGTCGAAGACGCAGAAGCACGGCGGGAAGCTGCACTTCGGGCCGATGGACAGCCCGTTCGGCCGCTTCGCGGCGGTGACGGACCCGCAGGGCGCCGCGTTCGCAGTGATCGACATGTCGACAACGGTGGGTGAGATGCCGAGCTTCGGCTGA
- a CDS encoding DNA polymerase III subunit gamma and tau, translating to MSSLALYRRYRPESFAEVIGQEHVTAPLMQALRNNRVNHAYLFSGPRGCGKTTSARILARCLNCEQGPTPTPCGECQSCRDLARNGPGSIDVIEIDAASHGGVDDARDLREKAFFGPASSRYKIYIIDEAHMVTSAGFNALLKVVEEPPEHLKFIFATTEPEKVIGTIRSRTHHYPFRLVPPGTLRDYLGEVCGREGAKVEDGVLPLVVRAGAGSVRDSMSVMDQLLAGAADDGVTYAMATSLLGYTDGSLLDSVVDAFAAGDGAAAFEVVDRVVEGGNDPRRFVADLLERLRDLVILAAVPDAGEKGLIDAPADVVERMQAQASVFGAAELSRAADLVNTGLTEMRGATSPRLQLELICARVLLPAAFDDERSFQARLDRLERSGAAAAFAAPPAAGPAMGYVPGPEAHPMAPAGPGGGVAAVRAAAGVPAPEPVQAAPAPAPAAPAPAAPAPAPAAPAAAPAPAAPAPGAWPGAAQPGSGAPGAWPGAAAAAAPASAAAAPAAGAWPSAAAPASAPAPAPAAPAPAPAAAPAAAAPSPGMAAGAGQVQAMWPGVLEAVKNRRRFTWILLSQNAQVTGFDGTTLQLGFPNAGARDNFASSGSEDVLKAVLAEQFQVNWKIEAVVGGGSPAPVQPSSYGSSYGAPAAPAPAYSPPPPAQPQQPSTPQTPSAQQYPAQQQSQQSAPAPQPPVQQAPPPVAPEDDHAEDDDPDLVESALTGHDLIVRELGATVVEEYTNE from the coding sequence GTGTCGTCCCTTGCGCTGTACCGCCGCTACCGCCCCGAGTCGTTCGCCGAGGTCATCGGGCAGGAGCATGTCACTGCCCCGCTGATGCAGGCCCTGCGGAACAACCGGGTCAATCACGCGTACCTGTTCAGCGGGCCGCGCGGGTGCGGCAAGACCACCAGTGCGCGCATCCTCGCCCGGTGCCTGAACTGTGAGCAGGGTCCCACTCCCACCCCCTGCGGGGAGTGCCAGTCCTGCCGGGACCTGGCCAGGAACGGGCCCGGGTCCATCGACGTCATCGAGATCGACGCCGCCTCGCACGGTGGTGTGGACGATGCCCGTGACCTGCGCGAGAAGGCCTTCTTCGGGCCGGCGTCCAGCCGCTACAAGATCTACATCATCGACGAGGCCCACATGGTCACCTCGGCGGGCTTCAACGCCCTGCTGAAGGTGGTCGAGGAGCCGCCGGAGCACCTCAAGTTCATCTTCGCCACCACGGAGCCGGAGAAGGTGATCGGGACCATCCGGTCCCGGACGCACCACTACCCCTTCCGCCTCGTGCCGCCCGGCACCCTGCGGGACTACCTGGGCGAGGTCTGCGGGCGCGAGGGCGCCAAGGTCGAGGACGGCGTGCTGCCGCTGGTCGTGCGGGCCGGCGCCGGCTCCGTGCGTGACTCGATGTCCGTCATGGACCAGCTGCTCGCCGGCGCCGCCGACGACGGCGTGACGTATGCCATGGCCACCTCGCTGCTCGGCTACACAGACGGCTCGCTGCTCGACTCCGTCGTCGACGCCTTCGCCGCCGGGGACGGGGCGGCCGCGTTCGAGGTCGTCGACCGGGTCGTCGAGGGCGGGAACGACCCGCGCCGGTTCGTCGCCGACCTGCTGGAGCGGCTGCGCGACCTGGTGATCCTGGCCGCCGTACCGGACGCCGGGGAGAAGGGGCTGATCGACGCCCCCGCCGATGTCGTGGAGCGGATGCAGGCCCAGGCGTCCGTGTTCGGGGCGGCCGAGCTGTCGCGCGCCGCCGATCTGGTCAACACCGGGCTCACCGAGATGCGCGGCGCGACCTCGCCCCGGCTGCAGCTGGAGCTGATCTGCGCCCGGGTGCTGCTGCCCGCCGCCTTCGACGACGAGCGGTCCTTCCAGGCCCGGCTCGACCGGCTGGAGCGCAGCGGCGCCGCCGCCGCCTTCGCCGCGCCGCCGGCCGCGGGTCCCGCCATGGGCTACGTGCCCGGGCCCGAGGCGCATCCCATGGCGCCGGCCGGTCCCGGTGGAGGTGTCGCCGCCGTGCGTGCCGCGGCCGGGGTGCCCGCTCCCGAGCCGGTTCAGGCCGCGCCCGCGCCCGCGCCCGCCGCTCCCGCCCCCGCGGCTCCCGCGCCCGCTCCGGCAGCTCCCGCCGCCGCTCCTGCTCCCGCAGCTCCTGCGCCCGGCGCCTGGCCCGGTGCCGCGCAGCCCGGGAGCGGGGCCCCCGGAGCCTGGCCGGGAGCCGCGGCCGCCGCAGCACCGGCGTCCGCCGCCGCGGCCCCCGCCGCCGGTGCCTGGCCCAGCGCCGCCGCGCCCGCGTCGGCTCCCGCACCCGCGCCCGCCGCCCCGGCCCCCGCTCCTGCGGCGGCCCCCGCGGCCGCCGCCCCCTCCCCCGGCATGGCCGCCGGAGCCGGACAGGTGCAGGCGATGTGGCCCGGCGTGCTGGAGGCCGTCAAGAACCGGCGCCGCTTCACCTGGATCCTGCTCAGCCAGAACGCCCAGGTCACCGGCTTCGACGGGACCACCCTCCAGCTGGGCTTCCCCAATGCGGGCGCCCGCGACAACTTCGCCAGCAGCGGCAGCGAGGACGTGCTCAAGGCGGTCCTGGCCGAGCAGTTCCAGGTCAACTGGAAGATCGAGGCCGTCGTCGGCGGTGGATCCCCCGCCCCGGTCCAGCCCTCCTCGTACGGCTCCTCGTACGGCGCGCCGGCCGCGCCCGCCCCTGCCTACAGCCCGCCGCCCCCGGCGCAGCCGCAGCAGCCCTCCACCCCGCAGACCCCGTCCGCGCAGCAGTACCCGGCGCAGCAGCAGTCCCAGCAGTCGGCTCCCGCCCCGCAGCCCCCCGTGCAGCAGGCACCCCCGCCGGTGGCCCCCGAGGACGACCACGCGGAGGACGACGATCCCGACCTGGTCGAGAGCGCGCTGACCGGACACGACCTGATCGTGCGCGAGCTCGGAGCCACCGTTGTGGAGGAATACACAAATGAGTAG
- a CDS encoding N,N-dimethylformamidase beta subunit family domain-containing protein, with translation MGADQIRRWESGALAHAVNDPFGQGPLPWFRGSELYFDDTGHVVPWYVDPAAAAAGTGQIPRARGNGGPRTADDVHRQIKGFASTGGVTPGEAIDFHITVDPPQQFSVDVYRIGHYGGDGASKITTSPRLSGIVQPAPLAADRTVSCHHWWLSWRLQVPSYWSVGAYVAVLTTADGYRSHIPFTVRDDHPADFLLLLPDITWQAYNLYPEDGRSGASLYHAWDEEGRLLGEQDAAVTVSFDRPYAGAGLPLHVGHAYDFIRWAERYGYDIAYADTRDLHAGRVDPTRYRGLVFPGHDEYWSAPMRRTVERARRHGTSLVFLSANTMYWQVELGPSPSGVDDRLLTCRKRRGPGRPSLWREVDRPEQQLLGIQYAGRVPEPAPMIVRNATHWLWDSTGAGENDELPGLVAGEADRYFPRTQLPEHQDRILLAHSPYLDSEGHRRHQETSLYRAPSGALVFASGTFAWSPALDRPGHVDERVQRATANLLDRICKRD, from the coding sequence ATGGGTGCGGACCAGATCCGGCGTTGGGAGTCAGGTGCGCTCGCGCACGCGGTCAACGACCCCTTCGGACAGGGCCCCCTGCCCTGGTTCCGGGGCAGCGAGCTCTATTTCGACGACACCGGCCATGTCGTGCCCTGGTACGTGGACCCGGCCGCCGCTGCCGCCGGCACCGGCCAGATCCCCCGCGCCCGCGGCAACGGCGGCCCCCGCACGGCCGACGACGTGCACCGCCAGATCAAGGGCTTCGCCTCCACCGGCGGAGTGACCCCCGGCGAGGCCATCGACTTCCACATCACCGTCGACCCGCCCCAGCAGTTCTCCGTCGACGTCTACCGGATCGGCCACTACGGCGGCGACGGAGCCTCCAAGATCACCACCAGCCCCCGTCTCTCCGGCATCGTCCAGCCCGCCCCGCTCGCCGCCGACCGCACCGTCTCCTGCCACCACTGGTGGCTGTCCTGGCGCCTCCAGGTCCCCTCGTACTGGAGCGTCGGCGCGTACGTCGCCGTCCTCACCACCGCCGACGGCTACCGCTCCCACATCCCCTTCACGGTCCGCGACGACCACCCCGCCGACTTCCTGCTCCTGCTCCCGGACATCACCTGGCAGGCCTACAACCTCTATCCGGAGGACGGCCGCAGCGGCGCCAGCCTCTACCACGCCTGGGACGAGGAGGGCCGGCTGCTCGGCGAGCAGGACGCGGCCGTCACCGTCTCCTTCGACCGCCCCTACGCGGGCGCGGGCCTGCCCCTCCACGTCGGCCACGCCTACGACTTCATCCGCTGGGCCGAGCGCTACGGCTACGACATCGCCTACGCCGACACCCGCGACCTGCACGCCGGCCGCGTCGACCCCACCCGCTACCGGGGCCTGGTCTTCCCCGGCCACGACGAGTACTGGTCGGCCCCCATGCGCCGCACCGTGGAGCGCGCCCGCCGGCACGGCACCTCGCTCGTGTTCCTCTCCGCCAACACCATGTACTGGCAGGTCGAGCTCGGCCCGTCCCCCTCCGGCGTCGACGACCGGCTCCTCACCTGCCGAAAACGGCGCGGACCGGGCCGCCCCAGCCTGTGGCGCGAGGTGGACCGCCCGGAGCAGCAGCTGCTCGGCATCCAGTACGCGGGCCGGGTCCCCGAACCCGCCCCCATGATCGTGCGCAACGCCACGCACTGGCTCTGGGACTCCACCGGCGCCGGCGAGAACGACGAGCTGCCCGGGCTGGTCGCCGGGGAGGCCGACCGCTACTTCCCGCGCACCCAGCTCCCCGAGCACCAGGACCGGATCCTGCTGGCGCACTCCCCGTACCTCGACAGCGAAGGCCACCGCCGTCACCAGGAGACCTCCCTCTACCGGGCGCCCAGCGGCGCGCTGGTCTTCGCCTCCGGCACCTTCGCCTGGTCCCCGGCCCTCGACCGCCCGGGCCACGTCGACGAGCGGGTGCAGCGGGCCACGGCCAACCTCCTCGACCGGATCTGCAAGCGCGACTGA
- a CDS encoding phosphoribosylaminoimidazolesuccinocarboxamide synthase: MSGFVEKPEPVQVPGLVHLHTGKVRDLYRDEDDRLVMVASDRMSAFDWVLPTEIPDKGRVLTQLSLWWFDQLADLVPNHVISTDLPAGAPADWAGRTLVCRNLDMVPVECVARGYLAGSGLAEYNETRTVCGLGLPEGLVDGSELPAPIFTPAAKAAVGEHDENVSYEEVARTAGAETAALLRQTTLAVYSRARDIARERGIILADTKFEFGFDPKDGTLVAADEVLTPDSSRFWPADQWEPGRSQPSFDKQYVRDWLASPESGWDRKGELPPPALPEEVVARTRAKYIEAFERLTGLSWS; the protein is encoded by the coding sequence GTGTCCGGATTCGTCGAAAAGCCCGAGCCGGTTCAGGTTCCGGGCCTCGTCCACCTCCACACCGGCAAGGTGCGCGACCTCTACCGCGACGAGGACGACCGCCTCGTCATGGTCGCCAGCGACCGCATGTCCGCCTTCGACTGGGTGCTGCCCACCGAGATCCCGGACAAGGGCCGCGTCCTGACCCAGCTCTCCCTGTGGTGGTTCGACCAGCTCGCGGACCTCGTCCCGAACCACGTCATCTCCACCGACCTGCCCGCCGGCGCCCCCGCCGACTGGGCCGGCCGCACCCTCGTCTGCCGCAACCTCGACATGGTCCCGGTCGAGTGCGTGGCCCGCGGCTACCTCGCCGGCTCCGGCCTCGCCGAGTACAACGAGACCCGTACGGTCTGCGGGCTCGGCCTCCCCGAGGGGCTCGTGGACGGCTCCGAACTGCCCGCCCCGATCTTCACCCCGGCCGCCAAGGCCGCCGTCGGCGAGCACGACGAGAACGTCTCCTACGAGGAGGTCGCGCGCACCGCCGGCGCCGAGACGGCGGCGCTGCTGCGCCAGACCACCCTGGCCGTGTACAGCCGCGCCCGGGACATCGCCCGCGAGCGCGGGATCATCCTGGCCGACACCAAGTTCGAGTTCGGTTTCGACCCGAAGGACGGCACCCTGGTCGCCGCCGACGAGGTGCTGACCCCGGACTCCTCCCGCTTCTGGCCGGCCGACCAGTGGGAGCCGGGCCGCTCGCAGCCCTCCTTCGACAAGCAGTACGTCCGCGACTGGCTGGCCTCCCCCGAGTCCGGCTGGGACCGCAAGGGCGAGCTCCCGCCGCCGGCCCTGCCGGAGGAGGTCGTCGCCCGGACCCGCGCCAAGTACATCGAGGCCTTCGAGCGCCTGACCGGCCTGTCCTGGTCGTAG
- a CDS encoding HhH-GPD-type base excision DNA repair protein: MDKDITIRLAQQPEADALLGRSPLAALVGMLLDQQVPMEWAFSGPWTIAQRLGADDLDAHTIAAYDPEAFAALLSEKPAVHRYPGSMATRIQQLCAYLVEHYGGSAEAVWADATTGQELLTRLKALPGFGEQKAQIFLALLGKRFGVRPTGWREAAGGYGPANVYRSAADITGPESLAKVRAHKQEMKAAAKAAKAGKAGTAVKAEGG; this comes from the coding sequence ATGGACAAGGACATCACCATCCGGCTGGCACAGCAGCCGGAGGCGGACGCGCTGCTCGGCCGCAGCCCGCTCGCCGCACTCGTCGGAATGCTGCTGGACCAGCAGGTGCCGATGGAGTGGGCGTTCTCGGGACCCTGGACGATCGCCCAGCGGCTGGGCGCCGACGACCTCGACGCGCACACCATCGCCGCGTACGACCCGGAGGCCTTCGCCGCCCTGCTCTCCGAGAAGCCCGCCGTCCACCGGTACCCGGGGTCGATGGCGACACGGATCCAGCAGCTGTGCGCGTACCTCGTCGAGCACTACGGCGGGAGCGCGGAGGCGGTGTGGGCCGACGCCACGACGGGGCAGGAGCTGCTGACGCGCCTCAAGGCGCTGCCGGGCTTCGGGGAGCAGAAGGCGCAGATCTTCCTCGCCCTGCTGGGCAAGCGGTTCGGCGTGCGGCCGACGGGCTGGCGGGAGGCCGCGGGCGGGTACGGCCCGGCGAACGTCTACCGTTCGGCGGCCGACATCACGGGCCCGGAGTCCCTGGCGAAGGTGCGGGCGCACAAGCAGGAGATGAAGGCCGCCGCGAAGGCCGCCAAGGCGGGCAAGGCGGGCACGGCGGTCAAGGCAGAGGGCGGGTAA